From one Bacteroides fragilis NCTC 9343 genomic stretch:
- a CDS encoding ATP-binding protein, translated as MAIPSRFTKVKIAAGYTLLLVVLLLSLLFVHREMEKLSDTDDVQSLQTDSLLLLLKEKDENTIRMLQIINEANESMITPVELDSIIAEQDTVITQQRVQHRIITKRDSVITKRKKKGFFRRLGEVFAPSKEDTAVLVNTAVEFATDTILEPYNPIDSLHQRIRTVTKRKSRPVVRPNYNARLRRMNKELTTRIDSMITTYEQVVTQRAMDNASEQQELRNRSTRTIGGIAIAAVLLSACFLIMIWRDITRSNRYRKELEEANKRAEALLEAREKLMLAITHDFKAPLGSIIGYTDLLTGLTTDERQRFYLDNMKSSSQHLLKLVSDLLDFHRLDLNKAEVNRVTFNPAQLFEEIRISFKPLTDAKHLTLSCSIDAELDGRFISDPLRIRQIVNNLLSNAVKFTAKGSIALNITYHSSSVRIEVVDTGKGMAPGDREKIFQEFTRLPGAQGEEGFGLGLSIVHKLVTLLEGSISVQSTLGEGSRFIVILPLYPVGPVTGEKREGNVSSVSTTDQAGEDGVMASPKLNRVLLIDDDRIQLALTAAMLEQQGIQAVCCQQPDELIEQLRTATFDVLLTDVQMPAINGFDLLKLLRASNIPQARTIPVIAVTARSEMNEQDFQEHGFAGCLHKPFTVKELLTIISGEEMTGSSAELTPDSLNFRALTAFSEDDPEAASTIIQTFIEETEKNRNRMESAIRATDVDGIAGMAHKLLPLFTLLGASEALPLLLWLEQRRGEAVSDEMIQKANEALRQVDIVMAEARRYAAGD; from the coding sequence ATGGCTATTCCTTCCCGTTTCACAAAAGTAAAGATCGCGGCGGGGTATACTTTGTTGCTGGTTGTGCTGCTGCTCTCCCTGTTGTTTGTACACAGGGAGATGGAGAAACTGTCTGATACGGACGATGTACAGAGTTTGCAGACGGATAGTTTGCTGCTTTTACTGAAAGAGAAAGATGAAAATACCATCCGGATGCTTCAGATCATTAATGAAGCGAACGAGAGTATGATTACTCCGGTTGAATTGGATTCCATCATTGCCGAACAAGATACAGTGATCACTCAACAGCGTGTGCAACATCGTATCATCACCAAGCGTGACTCTGTGATTACGAAACGAAAGAAAAAGGGTTTTTTCAGGAGGTTGGGCGAGGTGTTCGCTCCTTCGAAAGAAGATACGGCTGTGCTGGTAAATACAGCTGTGGAATTTGCGACCGACACCATTCTTGAACCTTACAATCCGATTGATTCACTACATCAGCGCATACGAACGGTGACCAAACGGAAGTCCAGGCCTGTGGTACGGCCCAACTACAATGCCCGTCTTCGCCGGATGAATAAGGAATTAACCACTCGTATTGACAGCATGATTACGACCTATGAGCAAGTAGTCACCCAACGTGCTATGGACAACGCATCCGAACAGCAAGAACTTCGGAACCGTTCAACTCGTACGATTGGCGGGATTGCCATTGCCGCCGTGTTGCTGTCCGCCTGCTTCCTGATTATGATCTGGCGGGATATCACCCGGAGCAATCGTTACCGGAAGGAATTGGAGGAGGCCAATAAGCGTGCGGAGGCGCTGTTGGAGGCTCGTGAAAAGTTAATGCTTGCCATCACTCATGATTTTAAAGCTCCTTTGGGGTCTATCATCGGATATACGGATTTATTGACCGGGTTGACTACGGATGAAAGACAGCGTTTCTATCTGGACAATATGAAAAGTTCCTCGCAACATCTGCTTAAACTGGTAAGTGACTTGCTCGACTTCCACCGGTTGGATCTGAATAAGGCAGAAGTCAACCGGGTTACTTTTAATCCGGCACAACTGTTTGAAGAGATACGTATTAGCTTTAAACCACTGACCGATGCCAAACATCTGACTTTAAGTTGCAGTATAGACGCCGAACTGGACGGACGCTTCATCAGTGATCCGCTCCGTATCCGGCAAATTGTAAATAATCTGCTTTCCAATGCTGTGAAATTCACAGCTAAGGGTAGCATTGCATTGAATATTACCTATCATTCGTCCAGTGTCCGCATCGAGGTGGTGGACACTGGTAAAGGTATGGCACCCGGTGACCGTGAAAAGATATTTCAGGAATTTACCCGGTTGCCGGGAGCGCAAGGTGAGGAAGGCTTTGGACTGGGGCTTTCCATTGTACACAAACTTGTGACCTTGCTCGAAGGATCGATTAGTGTTCAAAGTACCTTGGGTGAAGGGAGTCGTTTTATTGTCATTCTGCCGCTCTATCCTGTGGGGCCTGTGACAGGAGAGAAGCGGGAAGGAAATGTGTCTTCGGTTTCAACGACAGATCAAGCCGGTGAGGACGGGGTAATGGCATCTCCAAAATTAAACCGTGTTTTATTGATTGATGACGACCGGATTCAATTGGCTCTGACTGCCGCTATGCTTGAACAACAAGGCATTCAGGCTGTTTGCTGCCAACAGCCGGATGAGTTGATTGAGCAACTTCGTACGGCTACATTCGACGTGTTGCTGACTGACGTTCAAATGCCTGCCATCAATGGTTTCGATTTACTGAAACTATTGCGTGCATCCAATATACCTCAGGCGCGTACTATTCCGGTAATTGCTGTTACCGCCCGGAGTGAGATGAATGAACAGGACTTTCAGGAACACGGCTTTGCAGGATGTTTGCATAAGCCTTTTACGGTAAAGGAACTCTTGACGATTATCAGTGGTGAAGAAATGACCGGTTCGTCAGCTGAATTGACACCGGACTCCCTTAACTTTCGGGCGCTGACTGCTTTTTCCGAAGATGATCCGGAAGCTGCCTCTACCATTATTCAAACCTTTATTGAAGAAACGGAGAAGAACCGGAACCGGATGGAAAGCGCTATCCGAGCCACTGATGTGGATGGGATAGCCGGCATGGCTCACAAATTATTGCCTCTGTTTACATTGCTTGGGGCTTCCGAGGCACTTCCTCTGCTGTTATGGCTGGAGCAGCGTCGTGGCGAAGCCGTATCGGACGAAATGATACAAAAGGCGAATGAAGCTCTTCGACAGGTAGATATCGTAATGGCTGAGGCACGACGATATGCAGCAGGAGATTGA
- a CDS encoding MATE family efflux transporter has protein sequence MRLIYKNHYKALFLLGLPIVIGQVGVIVLGFADTLMIGHHSTNELGAASFVNNMFTLAIIFSTGFSYGLTPIVGGFYGTRRFASAGQALRCSLLANLLVGILLTVIMGILYLNVERLGQPEELLPLIKPYYLILLASLVFVLLFNGFKQFTDGITDTKTAMWILLGGNVLNIVGNYILINGKLGFPELGLLGAGISTLFSRIVMVLVFAFVFFSSRRFLRYKLGFIRLGWSRTLFRQLNALGWPVAFQMGMETASFSLSTVMVGWLGTIALASHQVMLTISQFTFMMFYGMGAAVAVRVSNFKGQNDIVNVRRTAYAGAHIILAMGVVLLSIVFLFRYQVGGWFTDNTEVSAMVVVLMVPFLAYQFGDGMQINFANALRGISDVKPMMLIAFIAYFIISLPAGYFFGFVMGWGLLGVWMAFPFGLSSAAIMLWLRFRYKTR, from the coding sequence ATGAGACTTATATATAAGAATCATTATAAAGCATTGTTTCTTCTTGGCCTTCCCATTGTTATCGGGCAAGTGGGGGTTATTGTGCTTGGCTTTGCCGATACCTTAATGATTGGTCATCACAGCACCAACGAACTGGGAGCAGCCTCCTTTGTCAATAACATGTTTACGCTTGCCATTATTTTCAGTACCGGATTTTCATATGGATTGACTCCTATTGTAGGGGGCTTTTATGGGACTCGTAGATTTGCGTCTGCCGGGCAGGCATTACGTTGCAGTTTGCTTGCCAATCTTTTGGTCGGTATTTTATTAACCGTAATTATGGGCATTCTCTATCTGAATGTTGAAAGATTGGGGCAACCGGAAGAGTTATTACCCTTGATCAAGCCCTATTATCTGATACTACTTGCCTCGCTGGTCTTTGTGTTGCTATTTAACGGATTCAAACAGTTTACCGATGGAATAACCGATACTAAGACAGCTATGTGGATACTTTTGGGTGGAAATGTACTGAATATCGTGGGGAACTATATCTTGATTAACGGTAAACTTGGATTTCCCGAACTTGGATTATTGGGTGCCGGAATCAGCACGTTGTTCTCACGTATTGTCATGGTGCTGGTATTTGCATTCGTGTTTTTTAGCAGCCGCCGTTTCTTACGTTATAAACTGGGATTTATTCGCTTGGGATGGTCGCGTACATTGTTCCGTCAGCTGAATGCCTTAGGATGGCCTGTAGCTTTTCAAATGGGGATGGAAACCGCTTCATTTAGCTTGAGCACAGTGATGGTAGGATGGTTGGGGACTATCGCCCTTGCCTCACATCAGGTAATGCTTACTATCTCACAGTTCACGTTTATGATGTTTTATGGGATGGGGGCGGCAGTAGCTGTGCGTGTCAGCAATTTCAAGGGTCAAAACGATATTGTTAATGTACGTCGTACTGCGTATGCCGGGGCACATATCATATTAGCTATGGGAGTTGTTCTGCTGTCTATTGTCTTCTTGTTCCGCTATCAGGTAGGAGGATGGTTTACCGACAATACCGAAGTCTCTGCGATGGTAGTTGTTCTGATGGTGCCTTTTCTGGCTTATCAGTTCGGCGATGGGATGCAAATCAATTTCGCTAATGCCCTGCGTGGTATTTCGGATGTAAAGCCTATGATGCTGATTGCTTTTATCGCCTATTTTATCATTTCTCTCCCGGCCGGATATTTCTTTGGATTTGTTATGGGCTGGGGATTACTCGGGGTCTGGATGGCTTTTCCTTTCGGACTGAGTAGTGCGGCCATTATGTTATGGTTACGTTTCAGATATAAAACAAGATAA
- a CDS encoding M16 family metallopeptidase — translation MLQINRHILDNGLRLVHAQDTSTQMVALNILYNVGARDENPEHTGFAHLFEHLMFGGSVNIPDYDAPLQLAGGENNAWTNNDITNYYLTVPRQNVETGFWLESDRMLSLDFSERSLEVQRGVVMEEFKQRCLNQPYGDVGHLLRPLAYRVHPYQWPTIGKELSHIANATLEEVKDFFFRFYAPNNAVLAVTGNISFEEALHLTEKWFGPIPRREVPLRQLPPEPVQTEERRLVVERNVPLDSLFMAYHMCDRADSDYYAFDILSDILSNGRSSRLNQHLVQEKQLFSSIDAYISGTLDAGLFHISGKPAAGVSLEEAEAAVREELNELQSALIQEQELEKVKNKFESTQIFGNINYLNVATNLAWFELNGRAEDMEKEVERYRAVTADRLNAVAQTAFREENGVVLYYKSSRGEKDETYI, via the coding sequence ATGCTGCAAATCAACAGGCATATTCTGGATAATGGTTTGAGATTGGTTCATGCGCAGGACACCAGTACGCAGATGGTTGCGCTCAATATTCTCTATAATGTGGGAGCCAGAGATGAAAACCCGGAGCATACCGGGTTTGCCCATCTTTTTGAGCACCTGATGTTTGGCGGTTCTGTGAATATACCCGATTATGATGCTCCGTTACAATTGGCAGGAGGGGAAAATAATGCCTGGACCAATAATGACATTACCAATTATTACCTCACTGTACCCAGACAGAATGTGGAAACCGGATTTTGGCTTGAATCTGATAGAATGTTGAGCCTCGATTTCAGTGAACGCAGTCTGGAGGTTCAGCGGGGAGTGGTAATGGAAGAGTTTAAGCAGCGTTGCCTTAATCAGCCCTATGGTGATGTTGGGCATTTGTTGCGTCCGCTGGCTTATCGGGTTCATCCTTATCAATGGCCTACCATCGGTAAGGAGCTGTCTCACATAGCCAATGCTACATTGGAAGAGGTCAAAGATTTCTTTTTTCGTTTTTATGCACCTAATAATGCTGTTCTGGCTGTTACCGGCAATATTTCGTTTGAAGAGGCTTTACATCTCACAGAAAAGTGGTTCGGTCCTATCCCCCGCCGGGAAGTTCCTTTGAGGCAATTGCCTCCGGAGCCGGTACAAACGGAAGAACGCCGTTTGGTAGTGGAGAGAAATGTACCGCTTGATTCGCTTTTTATGGCGTACCATATGTGTGACCGCGCGGATAGCGATTATTATGCTTTTGATATCTTGTCGGATATCTTAAGTAACGGACGTTCCAGCCGTTTGAACCAGCATCTTGTGCAAGAAAAGCAATTGTTCTCGAGTATCGATGCTTATATATCGGGAACACTTGATGCCGGCTTGTTCCATATCAGTGGGAAACCGGCAGCCGGTGTGTCGTTGGAAGAAGCTGAGGCTGCGGTGCGTGAAGAGTTGAATGAACTGCAATCTGCTTTGATCCAAGAACAGGAACTCGAGAAGGTAAAGAATAAGTTTGAATCTACCCAGATATTCGGAAATATCAATTATCTGAATGTTGCCACCAATCTTGCCTGGTTCGAATTGAACGGGCGGGCTGAAGATATGGAAAAGGAGGTTGAACGCTATCGTGCCGTGACTGCCGACCGTTTGAACGCGGTGGCACAAACTGCATTCCGAGAAGAAAATGGAGTAGTACTTTATTATAAGAGTAGTAGAGGAGAGAAGGATGAGACTTATATATAA
- a CDS encoding peptidylprolyl isomerase yields MKQNFWILLIILACSAVACKSGQKKDGNMEKETVLKIETSMGDIKVKLYNETPKHRDNFIKLAKDGTYNGTLFHRVIKDFMVQAGDPESKNAPKGKMLGSGDVGYTVPAEFVYPKYFHKKGALSAARQGDEVNPKKESSGCQFYIVTGKVFNDSTLLNMEQQKNQNKVTEAFNALAQKHMKEIYKMRKANDQDGLYALQDTLFIQAEAEAAKQPDFHFTPEQIKAYTTVGGTPHLDGEYTVFGEVVEGMDIVDKIQQVKTDRSDRPEEDVKIINVSVIE; encoded by the coding sequence ATGAAACAGAATTTTTGGATATTATTAATTATACTGGCTTGCAGCGCAGTAGCTTGTAAGTCGGGACAAAAGAAAGATGGAAACATGGAAAAAGAAACTGTATTGAAGATTGAGACCTCTATGGGGGATATCAAAGTAAAGTTGTATAATGAGACTCCGAAACATAGAGATAATTTCATTAAACTGGCTAAAGACGGAACATATAATGGAACGTTGTTTCATCGTGTCATAAAAGACTTTATGGTGCAAGCGGGTGATCCGGAATCGAAAAATGCTCCGAAAGGTAAGATGTTGGGTTCCGGTGATGTAGGTTATACGGTTCCGGCTGAATTTGTATATCCGAAGTATTTTCATAAGAAAGGCGCTTTGTCTGCTGCCCGACAGGGAGATGAAGTGAATCCCAAGAAAGAGTCATCCGGTTGTCAATTCTATATTGTTACCGGAAAAGTGTTCAATGATTCGACACTTCTGAATATGGAACAACAGAAGAATCAGAATAAGGTAACTGAGGCTTTTAATGCTTTGGCGCAAAAACACATGAAAGAAATCTATAAAATGCGTAAGGCCAATGATCAGGACGGACTTTATGCTTTACAAGATACTCTGTTTATACAGGCTGAAGCGGAAGCTGCCAAACAACCCGATTTCCACTTTACTCCTGAGCAAATAAAAGCTTATACAACCGTCGGAGGTACTCCGCATCTGGATGGTGAATATACTGTTTTTGGCGAAGTTGTCGAGGGCATGGACATTGTTGACAAAATCCAGCAGGTAAAAACAGACCGCAGCGATCGCCCGGAAGAGGATGTGAAGATTATTAATGTTTCTGTTATTGAATAA
- a CDS encoding sigma-54-dependent transcriptional regulator — translation MRSILIVEDDITFGMMLKTWLGKKGFNVSSVSNIARAQKHIDAQPVDLILSDLRLPDHDGIHLLKWMGEKELHIPLIIMTGYADIQSAVQAMKLGAQDYIAKPVNPEELLKKMSEALQKKEAPLPKTPLTEKSPKTKQESHSYLEGESDAAKQLYNYVSLVAPTNMSVLINGASGTGKEYVAHRIHQLSKRSDKPFIAIDCGSIPKELAASEFFGHIKGSFTGALSDKTGAFVAANGGTIFLDEIGNLSYEIQIQLLRALQERKIRPVGSNSEITVDIRLVSATNENLEQAIEKGTFREDLYHRINEFTLRMPTLKERGGDILLFANFFLDQANKELDKQLIGFDANASKALLEYHWPGNLRQMKNIIKRATLLAQGSFIGLAELGSEILETQLSTPKMTLRDEDAEKEHILEALRQTGNNKSRAAQLLDIDRKTLYNKLKLYGIDL, via the coding sequence ATGAGATCCATACTGATAGTTGAAGATGATATTACGTTCGGGATGATGCTAAAAACCTGGTTAGGCAAAAAAGGGTTTAATGTATCATCAGTGAGTAACATTGCACGTGCGCAAAAGCACATCGATGCACAACCGGTAGACCTGATTCTTTCCGACTTGCGACTTCCCGACCACGATGGTATTCACCTGTTGAAATGGATGGGTGAGAAAGAGCTCCATATCCCATTGATTATCATGACAGGATATGCAGATATCCAATCAGCCGTACAAGCAATGAAACTGGGTGCACAAGACTATATTGCCAAACCCGTTAATCCCGAAGAGCTGCTTAAGAAAATGAGCGAAGCACTTCAAAAGAAAGAAGCTCCTCTTCCCAAAACTCCCCTCACGGAGAAAAGCCCTAAAACCAAACAAGAATCTCATTCCTATCTGGAAGGAGAAAGTGATGCTGCCAAACAACTCTATAACTATGTCAGCCTGGTAGCTCCCACCAACATGTCAGTCCTGATCAACGGTGCCAGTGGAACGGGAAAAGAGTATGTAGCCCATCGTATTCACCAATTAAGCAAACGTAGCGACAAACCGTTTATTGCCATCGACTGTGGCTCCATCCCCAAAGAGTTGGCCGCTTCTGAGTTCTTCGGTCACATCAAAGGCTCCTTCACCGGTGCTCTCTCTGATAAAACCGGTGCTTTTGTAGCAGCGAACGGGGGTACCATCTTTCTTGATGAAATCGGTAACCTGAGTTACGAAATACAAATTCAACTTCTTCGTGCACTACAGGAACGTAAAATACGCCCTGTTGGTTCAAACTCAGAAATTACTGTCGATATCCGTCTGGTGTCTGCAACCAACGAGAACCTGGAACAAGCCATCGAAAAAGGTACATTCCGCGAAGACCTCTACCACCGAATCAATGAATTTACTTTGCGCATGCCTACTCTGAAAGAACGTGGCGGAGACATCCTTCTTTTTGCCAACTTCTTCCTCGACCAGGCTAATAAAGAGCTTGACAAGCAACTGATCGGCTTCGATGCCAATGCTTCAAAGGCATTACTCGAATATCACTGGCCCGGCAACCTAAGGCAGATGAAGAATATCATCAAACGCGCCACATTGCTTGCTCAAGGCAGTTTCATAGGCCTTGCAGAACTGGGTAGTGAAATTCTGGAAACACAACTATCAACTCCCAAAATGACATTACGGGATGAAGATGCCGAAAAGGAACATATACTGGAAGCACTCCGACAAACAGGAAACAACAAAAGCCGTGCTGCACAATTACTCGATATTGACCGCAAAACATTATACAATAAACTGAAACTATACGGAATCGACCTCTAA
- a CDS encoding RluA family pseudouridine synthase, which produces MTVIYEDNHIIVVNKTASEIVQGDKTGDTPLSETVKQYLKDKYQKPGNVFIGVTHRLDRPVSGLVIFAKTSKALSRLNEMFKNSEVKKTYWAIVKNCPKQPEGELVHYLVRNEKQNKSYAYDKEVPNSKKAILNYKLIGHSDHYFLLEVDLKTGRHHQIRCQLAKMGCPIKGDLKYGSARSNPDGSICLHARHVRFVHPVSKELIELDAPVPDSNLWHGFQ; this is translated from the coding sequence ATGACCGTCATATACGAAGACAATCATATTATAGTAGTTAACAAGACCGCTTCCGAAATCGTTCAGGGAGACAAAACGGGTGATACTCCTCTTTCAGAAACTGTCAAGCAATATCTGAAAGATAAATATCAGAAACCCGGAAATGTCTTTATCGGTGTAACCCATCGGCTGGACCGCCCCGTGAGCGGTCTTGTTATTTTTGCGAAGACCAGTAAGGCTCTTTCCCGCTTGAATGAGATGTTTAAGAACAGTGAAGTGAAAAAGACCTATTGGGCCATCGTGAAGAATTGTCCGAAGCAACCCGAAGGAGAATTGGTTCACTATCTGGTGCGTAACGAGAAGCAGAATAAAAGCTACGCTTATGATAAGGAGGTTCCCAACAGTAAAAAGGCGATTCTGAACTATAAACTTATCGGACATTCGGATCATTACTTTCTACTCGAAGTTGATCTGAAGACCGGACGTCATCATCAGATTCGTTGCCAGTTGGCAAAGATGGGATGTCCCATCAAAGGTGATTTGAAATATGGTTCTGCACGTTCCAATCCGGATGGAAGTATTTGTTTGCATGCCCGGCATGTGCGTTTTGTTCATCCGGTGTCTAAAGAATTGATTGAACTCGATGCTCCTGTACCGGATAGTAACTTATGGCATGGATTTCAATGA
- the fabG gene encoding 3-oxoacyl-[acyl-carrier-protein] reductase: MGLLDGKTAIVTGAARGIGKAIALKFASEGANIAFTDLVIDENAQNTAKEIEAMGVKAKGYASNAANFEDTAKVVEEIHKDFGRIDILVNNAGITRDGLMMRMSEQQWDMVINVNLKSAFNFVHACTPIMMRQKAGSIINMASVVGVHGNAGQANYSASKAGMIGLAKSIAQELGSRGIRANAIAPGFIITDMTAGLSEEVKTEWAKKIPLRRGGTPEDVANIATFLASDMSSYVSGQVIQVDGGMNM; this comes from the coding sequence ATGGGATTATTAGATGGAAAAACAGCCATTGTGACCGGTGCGGCTCGTGGTATTGGTAAAGCTATTGCTTTGAAATTTGCTTCTGAAGGAGCAAATATTGCATTTACAGATCTTGTTATCGATGAGAATGCACAGAATACAGCAAAAGAAATCGAAGCAATGGGTGTGAAAGCCAAAGGATATGCGTCGAATGCTGCCAATTTTGAAGATACTGCAAAAGTAGTGGAAGAGATTCATAAAGATTTCGGCCGTATCGATATTCTGGTAAACAATGCAGGTATCACTCGTGACGGATTGATGATGCGTATGAGCGAACAGCAGTGGGATATGGTTATTAATGTGAACCTGAAATCTGCTTTTAACTTTGTGCATGCGTGTACTCCGATCATGATGCGCCAGAAAGCCGGAAGCATTATTAATATGGCTTCTGTAGTGGGTGTTCACGGTAATGCCGGACAAGCTAACTATTCAGCTTCAAAAGCAGGTATGATTGGTTTGGCTAAATCTATCGCTCAGGAGCTTGGCTCTCGTGGTATCCGTGCCAATGCCATTGCTCCGGGATTCATCATTACTGACATGACAGCCGGCCTTTCGGAAGAAGTGAAAACAGAATGGGCTAAGAAGATTCCATTGCGTCGTGGCGGTACTCCTGAAGATGTGGCTAACATCGCTACTTTCCTTGCTTCTGATATGTCTTCTTATGTATCAGGTCAGGTGATTCAGGTAGATGGTGGTATGAATATGTAA
- a CDS encoding TetR/AcrR family transcriptional regulator, whose protein sequence is MTVSKTKAKLVDVARQLFAKMGVENTTMNDIALASKKGRRTLYTYFKSKDEIYLAVVESELDILSDMMKRVADKDISPDKKIIEMIYTRLDAVKEVVYRNGTLRANFFRDIWRVEKVRKRFDAKEMQLFKSVLKEGQDKGVFHVDDVEMTAALVHYCVKGIEVPYIRGHIGANLDMETRKRYVANIVFGALHRTEINQ, encoded by the coding sequence ATGACCGTATCAAAGACAAAAGCCAAGTTAGTAGACGTTGCCCGTCAGCTTTTCGCAAAGATGGGAGTGGAGAATACTACAATGAATGATATCGCTCTTGCTTCTAAAAAGGGTAGACGTACGCTCTATACTTATTTTAAAAGTAAGGATGAAATCTATTTGGCTGTTGTAGAGTCTGAACTGGATATTCTGTCGGATATGATGAAGCGTGTGGCAGATAAAGATATCTCTCCTGATAAAAAGATTATAGAGATGATTTACACCCGGCTGGATGCGGTAAAGGAAGTAGTATATCGCAATGGAACCCTTCGTGCTAATTTTTTTAGAGATATTTGGCGTGTGGAAAAAGTTCGGAAGCGCTTTGATGCAAAAGAAATGCAACTATTTAAAAGCGTGCTGAAGGAAGGACAGGACAAAGGAGTGTTTCATGTAGATGATGTGGAAATGACTGCTGCATTGGTACACTATTGCGTAAAAGGTATCGAAGTGCCTTATATCCGGGGACATATAGGAGCTAATCTGGATATGGAAACCCGAAAAAGATATGTTGCCAACATCGTGTTTGGCGCACTACATAGAACAGAAATTAATCAATAA
- a CDS encoding ABC transporter permease, producing the protein MRILRDLQNVIASEYYKTRHDVAAKLFLFFPVLLTVAFIVYDLWNLSQEGYDGTNLWIYNIGRTLFMFYGMLYPLMAALFCAAYIGKEFKNDNYLLLFLFPVPRGTVYVAKLIYLLSMTFLSVLIAYVAFMLPGFILGVCLPSMGFQNFDVRILVISVFFRVFIGLLPILVIQYVFSFLFKNYALALGFSFFMTVFSMIASNWRYINFIPYSSILHAYSSFMQQTVYYWKSFETINISYFIVFSIVGYILYRYKKWR; encoded by the coding sequence ATGAGGATATTAAGAGACTTACAAAATGTCATAGCATCAGAATATTATAAAACACGTCACGATGTAGCTGCAAAGTTATTTCTATTCTTCCCGGTGTTGTTGACAGTAGCTTTCATTGTGTATGATTTATGGAATCTGAGTCAGGAAGGCTATGACGGTACGAACTTGTGGATATACAATATCGGACGTACGTTATTCATGTTTTACGGTATGTTGTATCCATTAATGGCAGCCTTGTTTTGTGCGGCCTATATAGGAAAAGAGTTTAAAAATGACAATTACCTTCTCTTGTTTTTATTTCCTGTTCCCAGAGGCACTGTTTATGTAGCTAAACTTATTTACCTTCTATCAATGACATTCTTGTCAGTTCTTATCGCCTATGTTGCTTTTATGTTACCAGGCTTTATTTTGGGCGTTTGTTTACCGTCAATGGGCTTTCAAAATTTTGATGTGAGAATTTTAGTGATTTCTGTCTTCTTTCGTGTTTTTATTGGGCTATTGCCTATCCTTGTTATTCAATATGTGTTTAGTTTCTTGTTTAAGAATTATGCTTTAGCACTGGGATTTAGTTTTTTTATGACTGTGTTTTCGATGATTGCGAGTAATTGGCGTTACATTAATTTTATTCCGTATTCCTCCATTTTACATGCATACTCTTCATTTATGCAGCAAACGGTTTATTATTGGAAATCATTTGAAACCATTAATATCAGTTATTTTATAGTCTTTTCTATCGTGGGTTATATTTTATATAGGTATAAAAAATGGCGGTAG
- a CDS encoding ABC transporter ATP-binding protein gives MVLNNLNLDIPENALYGYLGNNGSGKTTTIQVLLGLARPVKGEVLYDGQPFRDQREKQLRKIGLCPGEPFYYDNLTGYEHLAYLDHIYHCGRTAINKVLAITGIENARNKKLRHYSTGMIHRLGMAMALLHDPDILFLDEPLNGLDPEGIHSIRELLLQLHQEGKTVFLSSHLLDEVEKTCTHVGILQHGCLLYQGDLSELLNSIEKRIHIRLDKVDLLHSVCKEVQIDSRIKSESILEVILSNDTTYDRLIELLGQGGYHISAIQPLENTLESVYLKLTSQTK, from the coding sequence ATGGTACTCAATAATCTGAATCTGGATATTCCGGAAAATGCACTCTATGGATATTTAGGTAATAATGGTTCCGGAAAGACAACTACGATTCAAGTATTACTTGGCTTAGCTCGTCCTGTTAAAGGTGAGGTATTATATGATGGACAGCCATTTCGAGATCAGAGAGAAAAACAATTAAGGAAGATAGGCTTATGCCCGGGAGAACCATTCTATTATGATAATCTTACGGGGTATGAACACCTTGCGTATTTAGACCATATTTATCATTGTGGAAGGACCGCTATCAATAAAGTATTGGCAATCACGGGAATTGAGAATGCCAGAAACAAGAAGCTTCGACACTATTCCACGGGTATGATACATCGATTGGGAATGGCTATGGCTTTATTGCATGATCCGGATATACTGTTTCTGGACGAACCGCTCAATGGACTTGATCCGGAGGGGATACATTCTATAAGAGAGTTACTTTTACAGCTGCATCAAGAGGGTAAGACCGTTTTTTTATCCAGTCATTTACTTGATGAAGTAGAAAAAACTTGTACCCATGTTGGTATCCTTCAGCATGGCTGTTTATTGTATCAAGGAGATTTATCGGAATTACTAAACAGTATAGAGAAAAGAATCCATATCAGGTTGGACAAGGTGGATTTGTTACATTCGGTATGTAAAGAGGTCCAAATTGACAGCCGGATCAAGTCGGAGTCAATATTGGAAGTTATCCTTTCCAATGATACTACCTATGACAGGCTTATTGAGCTACTGGGGCAGGGCGGTTATCATATATCTGCTATTCAACCTTTGGAGAATACTTTGGAATCGGTTTATTTAAAATTAACTTCACAAACAAAATGA